A region of the Streptococcus oralis Uo5 genome:
GGCTTTCTCCTGCTAGAAATAGACAAGGATGAAGCGGAATACTTTATCTGGCGGATAATGATTGGTCAGCAGTACCAAGGAAGAGGTTATGGTCGAAAAGCCTTGGAAGTTCTAATCAAAGAGGCCCAGATGGATAGAGCTTGCAGTCATATTACCGCAGATTATGTGGTTGGAAATGAAAAAATGAAGCACCTGTTGACTAGTCTGGGTTTTCAGGAAACAGAATTTATAGAAGAAAATAACGAAATCGCTATGCGCTTGGACCTAAAGAAAGAGGAATAGAATGACGAAAAAAGCCTTAATCAGCGTCTCAGACAAAGCGGGCATTGTTGAATTTGCCCAAGAACTCAAAAAACTCGGTTGGGACATTATCTCGACAGGTGGAACCAAGGTTGCCCTTGATAGTGCTGGAGTGGAGACCATTGCCATCGATGATGTGACTGGTTTTCCAGAAATGATGGACGGTCGTGTCAAGACCCTTCATCCAAATATACACGGCGGACTTTTGGCTCGTCGTGACTTGGATAGCCACTTGGAAGCGGCTAAGGACAATCAGATTGAGTTGATTGATCTTGTTGTGGTCAATCTCTATCCTTTCAAGGAAACCATTCTCAAACCAGATGTGACTTACGCTGATGCAGTCGAAAACATCGACATCGGTGGTCCTTCTATGCTTCGTTCAGCAGCGAAGAACCACGCCAGCGTGACAGTTGTGGTAGACCCAGCGGATTACGCTGTGGTTCTTGACGAATTAGCAGCCACAGGTGAAACGACTTACGAAACTCGCCAACGTTTAGCGGCCAAAGTTTTCCGTCACACAGCAGCTTATGATGCCTTGATTGCAGAGTATTTTACAGCTCAGGTCGGCGAGAGCAAGCCCGAAAAGTTGACCTTGACTTATGACCTCAAACAATCCATGCGCTATGGGGAAAATCCTCAACAGGATGCGGACTTCTACCAAAAAGCCTTGCCGACTGACTACTCTATTGCCTCAGCGAAACAACTAAACGGTAAGGAATTGTCCTTTAACAATATCCGCGATGCGGATGCTGCCATTCGTATTATCCGCGATTTCAAAGACCGTCCAACCGTTGTGGCTCTCAAACACATGAACCCATGTGGTATCGGTCAAGCAGATGACATCGAAACAGCTTGGGACTACGCTTATGAGTCTGACCCAGTGTCTATCTTTGGTGGTATCGTCGTTCTCAACCGTGAGGTAGATGCTGCGACAGCTGAGAAGATGCATGGTGTTTTCCTTGAAATCATCATCGCACCAAGCTATACGGATGAAGCGCTAGCCATTTTGACCAATAAAAAGAAAAACTTGCGTATCCTCGAGTTGCCGTTTGACGCTCAAGATGCTAGCGAAGTAGAAGCAGAATACACTGGTGTGGTCGGTGGACTCCTGGTGCAAAACCAAGACGTGGTCAAAGAAAGCCCAGCTGACTGGCAAGTGGTGACCAAACGTCAGCCAACTGAGACAGAAGCAACTGCTCTTGAGTTCGCTTGGAAGGCTATCAAGTACGTCAAATCCAACGGGATCATCGTGACCAATGACCACATGACACTTGGTGTTGGCCCTGGTCAAACCAACCGTGTGGCTTCCGTACGTATTGCCATTGAACAAGCCAAAGACCGTCTGGACAGTGCTGTTCTTGCTTCCGATGCCTTCTTCCCATTTGCGGATAATGTGGAAGAAATCGCCAAAGCAGGTATCAAGGCCATCATCCAGCCCGGTGGCTCAGTCCGTGACCAAGAGTCTATCGAAGCCGCTGATAAATATGGATTGACCATGGTCTTCACGGGCGTGAGACATTTTAGACATTAAGAAATGAGGATTATACAAGAATCTGGTATCTTTATATAATTAGGTAAATCAATAGAATGGAGAAGTTAAGATGTCAATAAATATAGGGGTGTCGTTATCTGGGCCAACCATTGGAATAAGTACAGACCTTAAGGAATTTATAAATATTATGCATAAAAAAAGATATATCAGAAAAAGCAGAATTGAAAATATACATTTTCCTTTAGTTGGTCAAAGTACAATGTCATGGAAACTTAGAGGTGAATACAAGCATGGTTTTTATGCCTTCTCTTCGATAGCATTCGAAGGAGAATTTGGACCAAATCCAGATGTATTTATGATTTTTTCAAAGAATGATAATCTGATAGAATTTAATAGTAAAGAGCATTCGTTAAATGATGATGATTTGACAGTGGTTAAATTAAAACAAAATATTTTCAAAAACAACAAGTATAAATACGGAATTGAAAAGGAGCTTAATTATTATTCTAACAGTGAATCAGAGTATGATATTCGCCCTTTCATTATTGTTGTATTTGGCGAAGTTTCGTTAGGATTTGCTACTGTCACATTGATAAATAAAAGTTCAAGTACAGCTAAATCAAATGGATTTATCGAGGGAATAATGCCAGGGACGGGAGTAAACCCTTTTCAACCACAGGCAAGAAAATTAGTATGGCCAACTGGCAAAGATCTATTACGTCCATTAAAGGAGCCTCAAACTGGTCGTTCATTTAGGTTAGATAAAGAACAGGTTGATAATATTTTAAATTTGAAAAAGTATTTTGTTAATTTATTGGAACCTAAAATTGCTAAAGTGTTGAAAGAAGAATATATAACGGAGTAAGACATTAATTAACAAACAAAAGGGAAGAAAACAGTTTCTTTCCTTTTTGCGTAAAAATGCGGAGCAAAACAAGATTATAACGAACGTTTATGGTATAATATTAGTAAATAATTCGCAAAAGAGGTTGAGAAATGAAACTGCTTGTTGTCGGTTCGGGTGGTCGTGAACATGCGATTGCTAAGAAGTTGCTTGAGTCAAAAGACGTTGAAAAAGTCTTTGTAGCTCCTGGAAATGACGGAATGACTCTGGATGGCCTGGAATTGGTGAATATCTCTATTTCCGAACATTCTAAGTTGATTGACTTTGCAAGGAGCAACGATATCTCTTGGACCTTCATCGGGCCAGATGATGCCCTTGCTGCTGGGATTGTGGATGATTTCAATGCAGCTGGTCTCAAGGCTTTTGGTCCGACTAGGGCTGCAGCGGAGCTGGAGTGGTCTAAGGACTTTGCTAAGGAAATCATGGTCAAATACGACGTTCCGACGGCAGCCTATGGCACATTTTCAGATTTCGAGGAAGCCAAGGCTTATATCGAGGAGAAAGGCGCTCCTATCGTCGTCAAGGCAGATGGTTTAGCGCTTGGTAAGGGTGTCGTCGTTGCTGAGACAGTCGAGCAAGCTGTCGAAGCCGCTCATGAGATGCTCTTGGACAATAAATTTGGTGACTCAGGTGCGCGTGTGGTCATCGAGGAATTCCTTGACGGAGAAGAGTTCTCTCTCTTTGCCTTTGTCAATGGGGACAAGTTCTACATCATGCCAACGGCTCAGGACCATAAACGTGCCTATGACGGCGACAAGGGCCCTAACACGGGTGGTATGGGAGCTTATGCGCCAGTTCCTCACTTGCCACAGAGCGTGGTTGATACGGCGGTTGAGACTATTGTCAAGCCAGTTCTTGAAGGGATGATTAAAGAAGGTCGTCCGTATCTTGGTGTCCTTTACGCGGGGCTTATCTTGACAGCTGATGGACCTAAGGTCATCGAGTTCAACGCTCGATTTGGAGATCCCGAAACTCAGATTATCTTGCCTCGTTTGACATCTGACTTTGCGCAAAATATCAAGGATATTCTCGATAGCAAGGAGCCAACCATTACCTGGACAGACGAGGGTGTGACGCTGGGTGTGGTTGTCGCATCAAACGGTTACCCGCTTGACTATGAAAAAGGTGTTGAATTGCCAGCTAAGACAGAGGGTGATATCATCACCTACTATGCAGGGGCTAAGTTTGCGGAAAATAGCAGAGCACTGCTATCAAAAGGTGGACGTGTCTATATGCTCGTCACCACAGCAGACACCGTCAAAGAAGCCCAAGACACCATCTACAAGGAACTTGACAAACAAAATACAGAAGGCCTCTTTTACCGAACAGATATCGGAAGCAAGGCCATAAAAGATTAACAGCTACTAAATTTTTCATGGCGAGCGAAAGCGAGCCACTATAGGATAATCGTCGCAGTAGTGGAACTCCTAGTAGCAAAGCTACTAGGAGCGGAAAACTGGAGACTCAGGCTCCAGTTTTAGTAATGGAACGTCATAGGCGGTCGCTTACGTCCGCACTACATTAGACGATTATTAAAAAAAGGAGAAGAAATGAAACCAGTAATTTCCATCATCATGGGCTCAAAATCCGACTGGGCAACCATGCAAAAAACCGCAGAAGTCCTAGACCGCTTCGGTGTAGTCTACGAAAAAAAAGTTGTCTCTGCCCACCGTACACCAGACCTCATGTTTAGACATGCGGAGGAAGCACGTAGTCGCGGTATCAAGGTCATCATCGCTGGTGCGGGTGGCGCAGCCCATTTGCCAGGTATGGTAGCTGCTAAAACAACCCTTCCAGTCATTGGTGTGCCCGTCAAATCTCGTGCTCTTAGTGGCGTGGACTCGCTCTACTCTATCGTACAGATGCCGGGTGGTGTGCCTGTAGCGACAATGGCTATCGGTGAAGCAGGGGCGACCAACGCAGCCCTCTTTGCCCTCCGTCTCCTGTCAGTAGAGGATCAGGCTATCGCGACAGCATTGGCAGATTTCGCAGAAGAGCAAGGAAAAATCGCAGAGGAGTCTACAAATGAGCTCATCTAAAACAATCGGAATTATCGGTGGCGGTCAGCTTGGTCAGATGATGGCCATTTCTGCTATCTACATGGGGCACAAGGTTATCGCGCTGGATCCTGCGGCGGATTGCCCAGCCTCTCGCGTGGCGGAGATCATCGTGGCTCCTTATAACGATGTGGATGCCCTCCGTCAGTTGGCTGAGCGTTGCGATGTCCTCACCTATGAGTTTGAAAATGTAGACGCTGACGGTTTGGATGCCGTTATCAAGGGTGGACAACTCCCACAAGGGACAGACCTGCTCCGTATTTCTCAAAATCGTATCTTTGAAAAGGACTTTCTCTCAAACAAGGCTCAAGTAACGGTAGCACCTTACAAGGTTGTGACTTCTAGCCATGACTTGACAGATATTGACCTGTCGAAAAACTATGTCCTCAAGACGGCGACCGGTGGCTACGATGGTCATGGACAAAAGGTCATTCGCTCAGCAGAAGATTTAGTAGAAGCCTATGCGCTAGCTGACTCAGCAGACTGCGTTTTGGAAGAATTTGTCAACTTCGACCTTGAAATTTCTGTCATCGTGTCCGGAAATGGCAAGGATGTGACGGTTTTCCCAGTTCAGGAAAATATCCACCGCAACAACATCCTGTCTAAGACCATCGTCCCTGCTCGCATTTCAGATAGTCTAGCAGATAAAGCCAAAGCCATGGCGGTGCGAATTGCAGAACAACTAAACCTTTCTGGAACTCTTTGCGTGGAAATGTTTGCGACAGCTGATGATATTATTGTCAACGAAATTGCCCCCCGCCCACACAACTCAGGGCATTACTCCATCGAAGCCTGCGACTTCTCCCAGTTTGATACCCACATTTTAGGTGTTCTGGGAGCATCATTGCCAGAAATTAAATTACATGCACCTGCCGTCATGCTTAATGTCCTCGGCCAACACGTCGAGGTCGCTGAAAAATATGTCACAGAAAATCCAAGCGTCCACCTCCACCTGTATGGTAAAATAGAAGCGAAGCAAAATCGTAAAATGGGTCATGTGACTTTGTTTAGTGATGCGCCGGATGAGGTTGAGGAGTTTGGGAAAGGGATTGAATTTTAGGAGAAGAATGCAATGGTAAAAGTTTTCAATAAAAAAGTAAATGCTTTAGATTACGATATTATGTATCAAGAATCGTTACAATATTTTGAGAGAGCTGCGCATCAAATTGTAAACTTGAAAGTTCAAAATGATACAGAAAAGGCACGTTTAGGTTTTTACTATTTAGTATTTGATTTATTATTTGGTGAAACTCAAGTCCAAGATATTAATAAGTTTATTATAGATGATCATTTTGTTGAATTGGTTGACAAAGCTCCAAACAATAAGAATAAAGATTTAGGAATAGATGCGGTATATATTGATAGGGATGAAAAGCAGATTTATCTCTTAAATTTTAAGTTCCGAGAGAAATTTGTAACTGCGAATAAAAAACCTAAGCATAGTGAAATTCGTAGTGCAGAATCGTTTCTAAATATTGTGACTAGTCTAGAAGAATATAATAATTTTATTAAGCGAGAAGATAAAAAAGATTATCAGAAGACTCTTGATAAAATTGATGAAATTAGAGAACTGATGATTGAGGATAGTAGCTATAATATTATTCTTTATATGGTTACAAATGATAAATCAAAAGTTGACGAAAATGATCCAGGGGCTAGACCTTTTTTAAAAAGATATGAAAATTTTTTGCAATTACGAGATTTTAATTTATTAAATATAATGGATCATTTATCTTTACAGAGTCCGGAAAATGAGGCTAGACTTCGTATAAAAAACAGAATGATATTAGAACACAATGTATCTTATACTACTACTAAGTCATACGTTATAGAATTAAATCTTGTAAATTTAATTAGAATTGCAAGTAGTGATGATACATTACGAAAGGAAACAAA
Encoded here:
- a CDS encoding GNAT family N-acetyltransferase encodes the protein MIELKLVDESSFQAVLDLKISEADERARFVAPNVRSLADAWLYRKNEDVFPMAIYWDKQVVGFLLLEIDKDEAEYFIWRIMIGQQYQGRGYGRKALEVLIKEAQMDRACSHITADYVVGNEKMKHLLTSLGFQETEFIEENNEIAMRLDLKKEE
- the purK gene encoding 5-(carboxyamino)imidazole ribonucleotide synthase; its protein translation is MSSSKTIGIIGGGQLGQMMAISAIYMGHKVIALDPAADCPASRVAEIIVAPYNDVDALRQLAERCDVLTYEFENVDADGLDAVIKGGQLPQGTDLLRISQNRIFEKDFLSNKAQVTVAPYKVVTSSHDLTDIDLSKNYVLKTATGGYDGHGQKVIRSAEDLVEAYALADSADCVLEEFVNFDLEISVIVSGNGKDVTVFPVQENIHRNNILSKTIVPARISDSLADKAKAMAVRIAEQLNLSGTLCVEMFATADDIIVNEIAPRPHNSGHYSIEACDFSQFDTHILGVLGASLPEIKLHAPAVMLNVLGQHVEVAEKYVTENPSVHLHLYGKIEAKQNRKMGHVTLFSDAPDEVEEFGKGIEF
- the purD gene encoding phosphoribosylamine--glycine ligase, producing MKLLVVGSGGREHAIAKKLLESKDVEKVFVAPGNDGMTLDGLELVNISISEHSKLIDFARSNDISWTFIGPDDALAAGIVDDFNAAGLKAFGPTRAAAELEWSKDFAKEIMVKYDVPTAAYGTFSDFEEAKAYIEEKGAPIVVKADGLALGKGVVVAETVEQAVEAAHEMLLDNKFGDSGARVVIEEFLDGEEFSLFAFVNGDKFYIMPTAQDHKRAYDGDKGPNTGGMGAYAPVPHLPQSVVDTAVETIVKPVLEGMIKEGRPYLGVLYAGLILTADGPKVIEFNARFGDPETQIILPRLTSDFAQNIKDILDSKEPTITWTDEGVTLGVVVASNGYPLDYEKGVELPAKTEGDIITYYAGAKFAENSRALLSKGGRVYMLVTTADTVKEAQDTIYKELDKQNTEGLFYRTDIGSKAIKD
- the purH gene encoding bifunctional phosphoribosylaminoimidazolecarboxamide formyltransferase/IMP cyclohydrolase, translated to MTKKALISVSDKAGIVEFAQELKKLGWDIISTGGTKVALDSAGVETIAIDDVTGFPEMMDGRVKTLHPNIHGGLLARRDLDSHLEAAKDNQIELIDLVVVNLYPFKETILKPDVTYADAVENIDIGGPSMLRSAAKNHASVTVVVDPADYAVVLDELAATGETTYETRQRLAAKVFRHTAAYDALIAEYFTAQVGESKPEKLTLTYDLKQSMRYGENPQQDADFYQKALPTDYSIASAKQLNGKELSFNNIRDADAAIRIIRDFKDRPTVVALKHMNPCGIGQADDIETAWDYAYESDPVSIFGGIVVLNREVDAATAEKMHGVFLEIIIAPSYTDEALAILTNKKKNLRILELPFDAQDASEVEAEYTGVVGGLLVQNQDVVKESPADWQVVTKRQPTETEATALEFAWKAIKYVKSNGIIVTNDHMTLGVGPGQTNRVASVRIAIEQAKDRLDSAVLASDAFFPFADNVEEIAKAGIKAIIQPGGSVRDQESIEAADKYGLTMVFTGVRHFRH
- the purE gene encoding 5-(carboxyamino)imidazole ribonucleotide mutase, encoding MKPVISIIMGSKSDWATMQKTAEVLDRFGVVYEKKVVSAHRTPDLMFRHAEEARSRGIKVIIAGAGGAAHLPGMVAAKTTLPVIGVPVKSRALSGVDSLYSIVQMPGGVPVATMAIGEAGATNAALFALRLLSVEDQAIATALADFAEEQGKIAEESTNELI